The following coding sequences lie in one Halomonas sp. 'Soap Lake #6' genomic window:
- the dctP gene encoding TRAP transporter substrate-binding protein DctP codes for MKSHFSMKALVTACFLGCSLVASQAMAQTTINLGYNGAPDPDKNAVHVFASNLKALIEEKTDGEIQLRLYPNSMLGEEQERMEQTMSSPMLNIASFAGVSPLVDEIFVSAIPFLFDDFDAARSFFDEGGYWQEIEGALHERAGIDMLAVVEEGGFLAFTNNKKPISHPDDFAGLRFRAMDPSQVALYEAFGASGTPIPWTEVYMALRTGVADGQMNPPMYIILGSLHEVQDYLTLANIQYSNQFLVGNSQMIESWEEETHNAFMEAVAEANQQAREHNEAKVDERIAYLEEQGMEVIRPSEEDLNAFREIGQPAYLEWLSERNIDQRWIDMALEDAGMSELLE; via the coding sequence ATGAAGTCCCACTTTTCGATGAAAGCCCTCGTCACAGCCTGCTTTTTAGGCTGCTCGCTAGTTGCCAGTCAGGCCATGGCACAAACAACCATTAATCTGGGTTACAACGGCGCCCCCGATCCTGATAAAAACGCGGTGCATGTTTTTGCTTCTAACCTAAAGGCGCTTATCGAAGAAAAAACCGACGGTGAGATCCAGCTGCGGCTTTACCCGAACAGCATGCTGGGTGAAGAGCAGGAACGTATGGAGCAGACGATGAGTTCGCCGATGCTCAATATCGCGTCCTTTGCTGGCGTGTCTCCGCTAGTCGATGAAATTTTTGTCAGTGCCATCCCATTTCTATTCGATGACTTTGACGCAGCGCGCAGCTTCTTTGATGAGGGCGGTTACTGGCAGGAGATAGAAGGCGCCCTGCACGAGCGTGCAGGTATCGATATGCTGGCGGTGGTGGAAGAAGGTGGCTTCCTCGCATTTACCAATAACAAAAAGCCCATTTCACATCCTGACGATTTTGCAGGCTTACGCTTTCGCGCCATGGATCCAAGCCAAGTAGCCCTTTATGAGGCCTTCGGCGCATCAGGCACCCCAATACCCTGGACGGAAGTCTACATGGCACTGCGCACCGGTGTGGCCGATGGCCAAATGAACCCGCCCATGTACATCATTTTAGGCAGCCTTCACGAAGTTCAGGACTACTTAACGCTTGCGAACATCCAGTACTCCAACCAATTTTTGGTCGGCAACAGCCAAATGATTGAAAGCTGGGAAGAAGAGACCCATAACGCCTTTATGGAAGCCGTGGCCGAAGCAAACCAGCAGGCGCGTGAGCATAACGAAGCCAAAGTTGATGAGCGCATCGCCTACCTTGAAGAGCAAGGCATGGAAGTAATCCGCCCCTCTGAGGAGGACCTTAACGCCTTCCGGGAAATTGGTCAGCCAGCTTATCTTGAGTGGCTAAGCGAGCGTAATATTGATCAGCGCTGGATCGATATGGCACTGGAAGATGCTGGTATGAGTGAGCTGCTCGAATAG
- a CDS encoding Rieske (2Fe-2S) protein → MHDAWRNYANAPQRGAIICPATKIQEGKTLCMEIISNDDAFPVVIARLNGLVYCYVNSCPHQYLPLNYRSENIISSDGSRFLCSAHGAAFDIATGNCLSGAIDELDAIPVFEDQEGNLCIG, encoded by the coding sequence GTGCACGACGCTTGGCGTAACTATGCGAATGCCCCCCAAAGGGGGGCTATTATTTGCCCCGCTACAAAAATCCAAGAAGGCAAAACACTATGCATGGAAATCATTAGTAACGATGACGCTTTTCCAGTCGTTATAGCGCGGTTAAATGGCTTGGTTTATTGCTATGTTAATAGCTGTCCCCACCAGTACTTGCCATTAAATTATCGTTCTGAAAACATCATCTCGTCGGATGGAAGCCGCTTTCTATGCAGCGCCCATGGGGCAGCGTTCGATATTGCAACAGGCAACTGCTTATCAGGCGCTATTGATGAACTTGATGCCATACCTGTGTTTGAAGACCAGGAAGGAAACTTATGCATTGGCTAG
- a CDS encoding Lrp/AsnC family transcriptional regulator, whose product MHGISLDRYDLAILSVLQKNSALTNSELGERVSLSPSQCSRRRARLEAEGVIKGYSARLDAASLGFGLRAITRVNLKAHGESMDDDFVALLTKHAMVREAYSVSGDADYVLHIIAKDLTEFSDFIHHHLLPHPNVTQVRSEIILRSMKEEQGLPVGGG is encoded by the coding sequence ATGCACGGAATTTCTCTAGATCGTTACGATCTTGCAATTTTGTCAGTGTTGCAAAAGAACTCGGCTCTCACTAATTCAGAGTTGGGAGAGCGTGTCAGCCTGTCTCCCTCTCAGTGCTCCCGACGCAGAGCGCGGTTAGAAGCTGAAGGCGTGATCAAGGGGTATTCGGCTCGGCTTGATGCCGCCAGCCTGGGGTTTGGGTTGCGTGCAATTACCCGAGTCAATCTTAAAGCTCACGGTGAAAGCATGGATGATGATTTTGTGGCGTTACTGACGAAGCACGCCATGGTGCGTGAGGCGTATTCTGTATCCGGTGATGCGGACTATGTATTGCACATCATCGCCAAGGATCTAACCGAGTTTTCGGACTTTATTCATCACCACTTATTACCTCACCCTAATGTCACCCAAGTCCGCTCTGAAATAATACTGCGCAGTATGAAAGAGGAGCAGGGGTTGCCGGTGGGTGGTGGTTAA
- a CDS encoding TRAP transporter small permease, with protein sequence MHALRNRMLAISRPLSITVAALLLLANLAIILYGVFMRYFIGGAPIWTDELSRFLIIGTVMVAAGAVWVEGSHMRVALIERLLPVPIARVLNLYQWLLTLSIAIGGAWVSYRYALSVSMFTTSGLGISRTIPLMSVPIGFALLAWHVLWYGPAPLPVLTEQGVLEQSNPEQERPS encoded by the coding sequence ATGCACGCGCTACGCAATCGCATGTTAGCGATCAGTCGGCCTTTGTCCATCACCGTGGCTGCACTACTGCTGTTGGCCAATTTAGCCATCATTCTATATGGCGTTTTTATGCGCTACTTCATCGGTGGAGCGCCTATTTGGACCGATGAATTATCGCGCTTTCTGATTATCGGCACCGTTATGGTGGCAGCAGGGGCAGTGTGGGTAGAAGGCAGTCATATGCGCGTCGCATTAATTGAACGTTTACTGCCCGTGCCCATAGCGCGCGTACTTAATCTGTATCAATGGCTGTTAACACTCAGTATCGCCATAGGCGGAGCCTGGGTCAGTTACCGCTACGCTCTCTCGGTTAGCATGTTTACCACCTCAGGTTTGGGCATTAGCCGCACTATTCCGCTGATGTCAGTACCTATCGGCTTCGCGTTACTTGCCTGGCATGTGCTGTGGTATGGCCCAGCACCACTACCCGTGCTAACTGAACAAGGCGTTTTAGAGCAGAGCAACCCAGAGCAGGAGCGCCCGTCATGA
- the hppD gene encoding 4-hydroxyphenylpyruvate dioxygenase produces MGPFPHNAPKVTISDTNPAGTDGFEFVEFAHPEPEKLDSLFRQMGFIPVAKHREKSITVYRQGDINYLLNSEPNSHASAFIEAHGPCAPAMAWRVVDAQHALKRAVDLGAEEFTGNKAIDAPAVIGIGGSLLYFIDTYGEKGSCYSNEFEWLGEENPTPKGFGFYYLDHLTHNVIRGNMDTWYKFYHDTFNFREIRYFDITGKMTGLTSRALTSPDGKIRIPINESADDHSQIEEYLREYNGEGIQHIAIATNDIYTGTDLIADAGLEFMPGPPSIYYEKSLKRVKDHQEPLDKLRKRGILIDGEGVVGGGETRILLQIFSKTVIGPIFFEFIQRKGDDGFGEGNFKALFESIEEDQINRGVLHSTTE; encoded by the coding sequence ATGGGCCCCTTCCCACATAACGCACCAAAAGTAACAATAAGTGATACCAACCCAGCAGGTACAGATGGCTTTGAATTTGTTGAATTTGCTCATCCTGAGCCGGAAAAATTAGATAGCTTATTTAGGCAAATGGGTTTCATCCCTGTTGCCAAACATCGCGAGAAGTCGATCACCGTTTATCGTCAGGGCGATATCAACTACCTGCTGAATAGCGAGCCTAACTCCCATGCGTCGGCGTTTATTGAAGCGCACGGACCATGTGCCCCGGCAATGGCTTGGCGTGTCGTTGATGCTCAGCACGCCCTCAAGCGCGCCGTAGACTTGGGCGCCGAAGAGTTCACAGGGAACAAAGCAATCGATGCTCCGGCTGTTATTGGCATTGGCGGATCACTGCTTTACTTCATTGATACGTACGGCGAAAAAGGTAGCTGCTATTCAAACGAATTTGAATGGCTAGGCGAGGAAAACCCTACTCCAAAAGGGTTTGGTTTTTACTATCTTGACCACCTCACGCATAACGTCATTCGCGGCAACATGGACACATGGTACAAGTTTTATCATGACACCTTTAACTTCCGTGAAATACGCTACTTTGATATCACCGGTAAAATGACCGGCCTTACAAGCCGTGCCTTAACCTCTCCCGATGGGAAAATTCGTATCCCAATTAATGAGAGTGCAGACGATCATAGCCAAATTGAAGAGTATCTACGTGAGTACAATGGCGAAGGTATTCAACATATCGCCATTGCGACTAACGACATCTATACCGGCACTGATTTAATTGCTGATGCGGGGCTCGAGTTTATGCCTGGCCCGCCAAGTATCTATTATGAAAAATCGCTAAAACGAGTAAAAGACCACCAAGAGCCCCTTGATAAGCTTCGCAAACGCGGCATTTTGATTGATGGCGAAGGTGTTGTGGGCGGCGGTGAAACCAGAATTTTGCTACAGATTTTCTCAAAAACGGTTATTGGCCCAATCTTCTTTGAATTTATCCAGCGTAAAGGCGATGACGGCTTCGGAGAGGGCAATTTCAAAGCACTTTTCGAGTCAATCGAAGAGGATCAAATTAACCGAGGCGTGCTGCACAGTACGACTGAATAG
- a CDS encoding sodium-dependent transporter: MTTTNTPPKTLWLGRWGFVLAATGSAVGLGNIWKFPYITGEFGGGAFVLVYLACILAVGVPIMMAEISFGRRGRGSPIDAIRRVVHESGHGSFWSIFGWMAMLCGFMILSFYVVVAGWSFSYLWKMLSGGLAGNSVDDMAAIFAANNANPFTLGAWSTLVTVLTMFIVGKGVQAGIEKSVSWMMPGMVIMLGVLIGYGAFSGGFAEAWSFLFSFNTEGLTSEGLLAALGHAFFTLSLASGAILTYGSYLPEGHSIARTTFSVAIADTVVALMAGLAIFPIIFANGMNPGEGPGLIFMSLPLAFQAMPFGTLFGILFFLMLSMAALTSSISMIEATVAWLTGSKGMTRKQASWGVGIVLWLVSTLAMLSFNIGADWSLAGRNFFGWLDYLTSRWMMPLGGLGMALMAGFLLRNEIFREELGLTRTQHTLWLFMVRYVSPLGIVLIFIDALGLATLQVGTQWPWLLALLVLITVVGELASPRLRHQAS, encoded by the coding sequence ATGACAACGACGAATACGCCCCCCAAGACGCTGTGGTTGGGCCGCTGGGGGTTTGTACTGGCAGCCACTGGTTCTGCAGTGGGTCTAGGTAATATCTGGAAGTTTCCTTACATCACTGGCGAGTTTGGAGGTGGCGCTTTTGTGCTGGTCTATCTTGCCTGCATATTGGCGGTAGGCGTTCCTATCATGATGGCTGAAATCAGCTTCGGACGCCGTGGGAGGGGCAGCCCGATTGATGCTATTCGCCGTGTGGTGCATGAGTCTGGCCATGGCAGTTTCTGGTCAATCTTCGGTTGGATGGCCATGCTCTGTGGCTTTATGATTCTGTCTTTCTATGTGGTGGTCGCTGGCTGGTCGTTTTCCTATCTGTGGAAAATGCTGAGCGGCGGGCTGGCGGGCAATAGCGTTGATGACATGGCGGCAATTTTCGCCGCTAATAATGCCAATCCTTTCACGCTAGGCGCCTGGAGCACGCTGGTAACAGTGCTGACCATGTTCATCGTGGGCAAGGGCGTACAAGCCGGAATTGAAAAGAGTGTTAGCTGGATGATGCCAGGCATGGTCATCATGCTGGGTGTGCTGATCGGCTACGGTGCTTTTTCCGGTGGTTTTGCCGAGGCATGGTCTTTCCTGTTCTCCTTCAATACCGAAGGATTAACCAGTGAAGGATTATTAGCGGCATTGGGACATGCCTTCTTTACCTTGTCGCTCGCGTCCGGTGCGATTCTTACCTACGGCTCTTATCTGCCCGAAGGGCACTCCATCGCGCGCACGACGTTCAGCGTGGCTATTGCCGACACCGTGGTCGCACTAATGGCTGGCTTGGCTATTTTTCCGATTATTTTCGCTAACGGAATGAACCCCGGTGAAGGGCCAGGGCTGATTTTCATGAGCTTACCACTGGCTTTCCAAGCCATGCCGTTCGGCACACTGTTTGGCATTCTGTTCTTTTTGATGCTGTCGATGGCGGCGCTTACGTCGTCGATCTCGATGATCGAGGCGACTGTGGCTTGGCTCACTGGCAGCAAAGGAATGACGCGTAAGCAGGCATCCTGGGGCGTGGGTATTGTGTTGTGGTTGGTGAGTACCTTGGCAATGCTGTCGTTCAACATTGGTGCTGATTGGTCGCTGGCTGGGAGAAACTTCTTTGGCTGGTTAGATTACTTAACTTCCCGCTGGATGATGCCGTTAGGTGGCTTGGGTATGGCGCTGATGGCGGGCTTCCTGCTGCGCAATGAAATTTTCAGGGAAGAACTGGGGCTAACCCGTACCCAGCATACGCTGTGGCTGTTTATGGTGCGTTACGTAAGCCCGTTAGGCATCGTGTTAATTTTCATTGATGCGCTGGGTCTTGCGACCCTCCAGGTAGGTACTCAGTGGCCGTGGTTGCTGGCGTTGCTTGTGTTAATCACCGTGGTAGGAGAGTTAGCTAGCCCGCGACTGCGCCACCAAGCGTCTTGA
- a CDS encoding TRAP transporter large permease gives MIVTMLGVFLVHVLLGLPLFIALLTTAIVGFLFVDPAMIPRMMPQQFFSGINVFSLMAIPLFILAGNLMNVSGLTERLMGLARLLVGHMRGGMGHVNVVSSVFFAGVNGSAVADTSALGSLLVPAMEKEGYSRAFAAGLTAGSSLIGPIIPPSIFMILYASLTNTSVGDLFLAGVVPGLLLGVAFMGMNAWYAWKKRMPKRGELPSLKALSIAALVALPALIAPVIIVSGIVLGIVTPTESGALTALYVALCGVLLGGLQLPQFWQAIKDTARLTSAIFLIMAASATISWLLSYAQVPQQFVTLLAPYAENAVIILLLLSLITFLTGMFMEEVSALMLLTPIFAPVAMMAGIDPVHLGVIITLNITIALITPPMGACVFVAAAVSRIEIVSLFKTIWPFVLTAIAVLILLIFFPALTLWLPQLLG, from the coding sequence ATGATTGTCACGATGTTAGGTGTTTTCCTTGTTCATGTTCTCTTAGGGCTACCTCTGTTTATTGCGCTGTTGACCACCGCCATTGTCGGCTTTCTGTTTGTCGATCCCGCTATGATCCCACGCATGATGCCGCAACAATTTTTTAGTGGCATCAACGTCTTTTCCTTAATGGCGATCCCGCTGTTTATTTTAGCCGGTAACTTAATGAACGTGAGCGGCCTAACCGAGCGGCTAATGGGCTTGGCACGCCTGCTGGTGGGGCATATGCGCGGCGGTATGGGCCATGTAAACGTTGTATCAAGCGTCTTCTTCGCCGGGGTTAATGGCTCCGCCGTCGCCGACACCTCGGCCCTTGGCTCGTTGCTGGTGCCTGCCATGGAAAAAGAGGGCTACTCACGTGCCTTTGCCGCGGGTTTAACCGCCGGCAGCTCACTTATTGGCCCGATCATTCCCCCCAGCATCTTTATGATTTTGTACGCCTCCCTCACTAACACTTCAGTAGGTGATCTATTTCTGGCGGGAGTGGTGCCAGGCCTGCTACTGGGCGTTGCATTTATGGGCATGAATGCGTGGTATGCATGGAAAAAGCGTATGCCCAAGCGCGGTGAGCTACCTAGCCTGAAAGCATTGAGCATTGCCGCTCTAGTGGCGCTGCCAGCGCTAATTGCACCGGTCATCATTGTTTCGGGCATTGTATTGGGCATTGTTACACCAACTGAGTCAGGTGCGCTGACAGCCCTCTACGTAGCTTTATGCGGCGTGTTGCTGGGCGGGTTGCAGCTGCCACAGTTCTGGCAAGCCATAAAAGACACCGCCCGCCTAACGTCAGCGATTTTCTTAATCATGGCAGCGTCTGCCACTATTAGCTGGTTGCTTTCCTATGCCCAGGTCCCCCAGCAATTTGTCACCTTATTAGCACCTTATGCAGAAAACGCGGTGATTATCTTGCTGCTGTTAAGCTTGATTACCTTCTTGACCGGCATGTTCATGGAGGAAGTCTCCGCGCTGATGCTACTCACGCCAATTTTTGCACCCGTGGCGATGATGGCTGGCATAGACCCAGTCCACCTGGGGGTCATCATTACTCTCAACATCACTATTGCCCTTATTACACCGCCGATGGGCGCCTGCGTGTTTGTTGCCGCTGCCGTTAGCCGAATAGAGATTGTCTCGTTATTCAAAACGATCTGGCCTTTCGTACTCACTGCTATCGCTGTCTTGATACTGTTAATCTTCTTTCCGGCCTTAACGCTTTGGCTACCCCAATTGCTTGGATAA
- a CDS encoding sigma-54-dependent transcriptional regulator has protein sequence MRLKFHCQNRIGMLRDIVAQFADYRINVARGEVGGDQGNTIYLYVPKLLNAQLITLKPVLESIPGVFGVKRANLMPSERRHLELDALLSSLSDPVMSIDMQGRIVAANRIAVQVLGVRVQEVPGLSLDRYLDEVDLPDLIRRNNSRINGLRIKLKGNTYLADIAPLHTEDTKVDSLAGAVVTLHRADRIGARIYQVQRQELRGFEAIFQSSSRLKAVINEARRMAPLDAPLLIVGETGTGKELVARACHLASPRGQAPFVVLNCAGLPESMAETELFGYAPGAFEGARPEGKLGLLELNEGGTVFLDEVGEMSPRLQTKLLRFLQDGGFRRVGSDEETYLDVRVICATQQNLPQLCSAGLFRLDLYHRLNVLSLQVPPLRECMDGLDELAAYVLDRAARQIGCPLPDLSPAALEKITRYDWPGNVRQLENVLFQAVSLCEEKTIQPVHVRLPHSDASTELAGIPLEGSLSDMLGEVERNILTTLYQQYPSSRQLGKRLGVSHTTIANKLKRYGIGTQDSP, from the coding sequence ATGCGTCTTAAATTTCATTGTCAGAATCGAATCGGCATGCTTCGCGATATAGTGGCCCAGTTTGCTGATTACCGGATTAATGTAGCGCGGGGAGAAGTAGGCGGCGATCAGGGCAATACCATCTATTTGTATGTCCCGAAACTGCTCAATGCACAGTTAATTACACTTAAGCCGGTGCTGGAGTCCATCCCCGGTGTCTTTGGTGTCAAGCGCGCTAACTTGATGCCTAGTGAGCGCCGTCACCTGGAGCTGGATGCGCTGCTCTCCTCGCTTTCTGACCCAGTGATGTCGATAGATATGCAAGGCCGAATCGTCGCTGCCAACCGTATTGCTGTCCAGGTGTTAGGGGTGCGTGTGCAAGAAGTACCTGGACTCTCGCTAGACCGGTATCTTGATGAGGTTGATCTTCCTGATTTGATTCGCCGTAACAACTCGCGCATCAACGGGCTGCGAATAAAACTGAAGGGGAATACTTATCTTGCTGATATAGCGCCACTACACACGGAAGACACTAAGGTGGATTCACTCGCCGGGGCGGTAGTGACTTTGCACCGGGCTGACCGTATTGGTGCGCGTATTTACCAGGTACAGCGCCAGGAACTGCGTGGCTTTGAGGCCATCTTTCAGTCGAGTTCGCGATTGAAAGCGGTGATCAATGAGGCGCGCCGCATGGCGCCATTAGATGCACCATTGTTGATTGTGGGCGAAACGGGTACTGGCAAAGAGCTGGTGGCCCGAGCGTGTCATTTGGCAAGCCCCCGTGGGCAAGCGCCCTTTGTGGTACTCAATTGTGCCGGGCTTCCTGAGTCGATGGCCGAGACAGAGCTATTCGGTTATGCACCTGGTGCCTTCGAAGGCGCTCGGCCGGAAGGCAAGCTTGGCCTTCTGGAGCTTAACGAAGGCGGTACCGTCTTTCTTGATGAGGTCGGTGAGATGAGCCCGCGTTTGCAGACGAAGCTGTTGCGTTTTCTTCAGGATGGTGGCTTTCGGCGTGTGGGTAGCGATGAAGAAACCTACCTGGATGTCAGAGTTATTTGTGCCACGCAACAGAATCTGCCGCAGCTATGCAGTGCAGGGCTATTTCGGCTCGATCTTTATCATCGTCTTAATGTGCTCTCGCTACAGGTGCCACCCTTACGTGAATGTATGGACGGCCTTGATGAGTTGGCGGCTTATGTTCTGGATCGTGCGGCGCGTCAAATAGGCTGCCCCTTGCCCGACCTTTCACCCGCAGCACTGGAAAAGATTACTCGCTACGACTGGCCGGGCAATGTGCGCCAGCTGGAAAATGTACTGTTCCAGGCGGTGTCATTATGCGAAGAGAAGACCATTCAGCCAGTGCATGTGCGCCTTCCTCACAGTGACGCTTCAACTGAGCTTGCTGGCATTCCATTAGAGGGAAGCTTGAGCGATATGTTAGGAGAGGTGGAAAGAAACATCTTAACTACCTTGTATCAACAGTACCCTTCTAGCCGCCAGTTAGGAAAGCGTCTGGGTGTTTCGCATACAACGATTGCCAACAAACTCAAGCGTTATGGCATTGGTACTCAAGATAGCCCTTGA